The following coding sequences are from one Pseudomonas oryzae window:
- a CDS encoding isocitrate lyase/PEP mutase family protein, whose protein sequence is MQKSCHHALRKAFRALLASNACYHTASVFDPLSARIAADLGFEVGILGGSVASLQVLAAPDVALITLSEFAEQATRIGRVARLPVIADADHGYGNALNAMRTVIELERAGVAALTLEDTLLPAQFGRKSYDLISVEEGIGKLRAAQEVRDDKSLAIIARTHAGVQSVEDVIHRTQAYQAAGADGICLVGVKDFAHLETIAEGLHVPLMLVTYGNPELRDDSRLADLGVRIVVDGHGAYFAAIKATYDSLREQRGITSDNGLSASELVTKYTHPDDYIAWASEYMNVKE, encoded by the coding sequence ATGCAGAAATCCTGTCACCACGCGCTGCGCAAAGCCTTCCGTGCCCTGCTGGCCAGCAACGCCTGCTATCACACTGCCTCGGTGTTCGACCCGCTGTCCGCGCGCATCGCCGCCGATCTCGGCTTCGAGGTGGGCATCCTCGGCGGCTCGGTCGCCTCGCTGCAGGTGCTCGCCGCCCCCGACGTGGCGCTGATCACCCTCAGCGAATTCGCCGAGCAGGCCACCCGCATCGGTCGGGTCGCCCGCCTGCCGGTGATCGCCGACGCCGACCACGGCTACGGCAACGCGCTCAACGCCATGCGCACCGTCATCGAGCTGGAGCGCGCCGGCGTCGCCGCGCTGACCCTCGAGGACACCCTGCTGCCGGCGCAGTTCGGCCGCAAGTCCTACGACCTGATCAGCGTCGAGGAAGGCATCGGCAAGCTGCGCGCCGCCCAGGAAGTGCGCGACGACAAGTCGCTGGCGATCATCGCTCGCACCCACGCCGGCGTGCAGTCGGTGGAAGACGTGATCCACCGCACCCAGGCCTACCAGGCCGCCGGCGCCGACGGCATCTGCCTGGTCGGGGTGAAGGACTTCGCCCACCTGGAAACCATCGCCGAGGGCCTGCACGTGCCGCTGATGCTGGTCACCTACGGCAACCCCGAGCTGCGCGACGACAGCCGCCTGGCCGACCTCGGCGTGCGCATCGTGGTCGACGGCCACGGCGCCTACTTCGCCGCGATCAAGGCCACCTACGACAGCCTGCGCGAACAGCGCGGCATCACCAGCGACAACGGCCTGAGCGCCTCGGAACTGGTGACCAAGTACACCCACCCCGACGACTACATCGCCTGGGCCAGCGAGTACATGAACGTCAAGGAGTGA
- the gstA gene encoding glutathione transferase GstA, giving the protein MKLYYTPGACSLAPHIVLCELGLDHELVKVDLRTHTVAGGGDFYAINPKGYVPALELEYDQVLTEDAVILQYLAELRPGAGLLPPAGSMERWRVLEWLNFISSELHKGLGTLFNPAVTPEWRQAVLERVNRRLDMVNQTLKGNAFLCGRHFTVADAYLFTIVSWTGFMKIDLAPWPELADYQARMAERPAVQQAMREEGLLQ; this is encoded by the coding sequence ATGAAGCTCTACTACACGCCGGGCGCCTGCTCGCTGGCGCCGCACATCGTGCTGTGCGAACTGGGCCTGGACCACGAGCTGGTCAAGGTCGACCTGAGAACGCATACCGTCGCCGGGGGCGGGGATTTCTACGCCATCAACCCCAAGGGCTACGTGCCGGCCCTGGAGCTGGAGTACGACCAGGTGCTCACCGAGGACGCGGTGATCCTGCAGTATCTGGCCGAGCTCAGGCCGGGCGCCGGCCTGCTGCCGCCGGCCGGCAGCATGGAGCGCTGGCGCGTGCTGGAGTGGCTCAACTTCATCAGCAGCGAGCTGCACAAGGGGCTGGGCACGCTGTTCAACCCGGCGGTCACCCCGGAATGGCGACAGGCGGTGCTGGAGCGGGTGAACCGGCGGCTGGACATGGTCAACCAGACCCTCAAGGGCAACGCCTTCCTCTGCGGTCGGCACTTCACCGTTGCCGACGCCTACCTGTTCACCATCGTCAGCTGGACCGGGTTCATGAAGATCGACCTGGCGCCCTGGCCGGAGCTGGCGGACTACCAGGCGCGGATGGCGGAGCGCCCGGCGGTGCAGCAGGCGATGCGCGAGGAGGGGCTGCTGCAGTAG
- the nifN gene encoding nitrogenase iron-molybdenum cofactor biosynthesis protein NifN: MAEIVNRNKALAVSPLKASQTMGGALAILGLARSMPLLHGSQGCTAFAKVFFVRHFREPVPLQTTAMDQVSSVMGADDNVVEALKTICEKQNPALIGLLSTALAETQGCDLGSALHQFRREYPEFKDVAVVAVNTPDFSGSFESGFAATVKAMVETLVPERRDQVGLRPRQVNVLCSASLTPGDLEFVAESIESFGLRPLLIPDLSGSLDGHLDDAAFNPLTTGGLTVAELATAGQSIATLVVGQSLAAAADALAARSGVPERRFGLLLGLDAVDEWLLALAEISGNPVPERWQKQRRQLQDAMLDSHFMLGDARMAIAADPDLLLGFDRLLRGMGARTVAAVVPARAPALAASPLACVQVGDLEDLEQAARAGDAQLILGNSHALASAERLGVPLLRMGFPQYDLLGGFQRCWSGYRATAQALFDLANLLVGLHRGIAPYHSIYAQKPAGEQPQWRH; this comes from the coding sequence ATGGCCGAGATCGTCAATCGCAACAAGGCCCTGGCGGTCAGCCCGCTGAAGGCCAGCCAGACCATGGGCGGCGCCCTGGCCATCCTCGGCCTGGCGCGCAGCATGCCGCTGCTGCACGGATCGCAAGGCTGCACGGCGTTCGCCAAGGTGTTCTTCGTCCGCCACTTCCGCGAGCCGGTGCCGCTGCAGACCACCGCCATGGATCAGGTCAGCTCGGTGATGGGCGCCGACGACAACGTGGTCGAGGCGCTGAAGACCATCTGCGAGAAGCAGAACCCGGCGCTGATCGGCCTGCTCAGCACGGCGCTTGCCGAGACCCAGGGTTGCGATCTGGGCAGTGCGCTGCACCAGTTCCGCCGCGAGTACCCCGAGTTCAAGGACGTGGCCGTGGTGGCGGTGAACACCCCGGACTTCTCCGGCAGCTTCGAGAGCGGCTTCGCCGCCACGGTCAAGGCGATGGTCGAGACCCTGGTGCCGGAGCGCCGCGACCAGGTCGGCCTGCGCCCACGCCAGGTCAACGTGCTGTGCTCGGCGAGCCTGACCCCGGGCGACCTGGAGTTCGTCGCCGAGAGCATCGAGAGCTTCGGCCTGCGTCCGCTGCTGATCCCCGACCTGTCCGGCTCGCTGGACGGCCACCTCGACGATGCCGCCTTCAACCCGCTGACCACCGGCGGGCTGACCGTCGCCGAGCTGGCCACTGCGGGGCAGAGCATCGCCACCCTGGTGGTCGGGCAGAGCCTGGCCGCCGCAGCCGACGCGCTGGCCGCGCGCAGCGGGGTGCCGGAGCGGCGCTTCGGCCTGCTGCTCGGCCTCGACGCGGTCGATGAATGGCTGCTGGCGCTGGCCGAGATCAGCGGCAACCCGGTGCCCGAGCGCTGGCAGAAGCAGCGCCGCCAGCTGCAGGACGCCATGCTCGACAGCCACTTCATGCTCGGCGACGCGCGCATGGCCATCGCCGCCGACCCCGACCTGCTGCTTGGCTTCGACCGCCTGCTGCGCGGCATGGGTGCGCGCACCGTGGCTGCGGTGGTGCCGGCGCGGGCGCCGGCGCTGGCCGCCTCGCCGCTGGCCTGCGTGCAGGTCGGCGACCTCGAGGACCTCGAGCAGGCCGCGCGCGCCGGCGACGCCCAGCTGATCCTCGGCAACAGCCACGCGCTGGCCAGCGCCGAACGCCTCGGCGTGCCGCTGCTGCGCATGGGCTTCCCGCAGTACGACCTGCTCGGCGGCTTCCAGCGCTGCTGGTCCGGCTACCGGGCCACCGCCCAGGCGCTGTTCGACCTCGCCAACCTGCTGGTCGGCCTCCACCGGGGCATCGCTCCGTACCACTCGATCTACGCGCAGAAACCCGCCGGCGAACAGCCGCAATGGAGGCACTGA
- a CDS encoding DksA/TraR family C4-type zinc finger protein, translating to MAGGWTSDGAVQEQIDSTIEDAIARARSQLPRGDSLSHCEECDAPIPEARRQAVPGVRLCLACQAEQDKQQAAFSGYNRRGSKDSQLR from the coding sequence ATGGCCGGCGGCTGGACCAGCGACGGAGCGGTACAGGAACAGATCGACAGCACCATCGAGGACGCCATCGCCCGCGCGCGCAGCCAGCTGCCGCGCGGCGACAGCCTCAGCCACTGCGAGGAGTGCGACGCGCCCATCCCCGAGGCGCGCCGCCAGGCGGTGCCCGGCGTGCGCCTGTGCCTGGCCTGCCAGGCCGAGCAGGACAAGCAGCAGGCAGCGTTCAGCGGCTACAACCGCCGGGGCAGCAAGGACAGCCAGTTGCGCTGA
- the fdxB gene encoding ferredoxin III, nif-specific — translation MAEAVITGLTRGGTAWTPQFVTALDAQKCIGCGRCYKVCPRDVFTLADRADVVGEDDDQFDDDDEMKVMVIQDGMDCIGCQACAAVCPKQCHSHAAAAA, via the coding sequence ATGGCTGAGGCAGTGATTACCGGGCTGACCCGGGGTGGCACGGCGTGGACGCCGCAATTCGTGACCGCGCTCGACGCGCAGAAGTGCATCGGTTGCGGTCGTTGCTACAAGGTCTGTCCGCGCGACGTGTTCACCCTGGCCGACCGCGCCGATGTGGTCGGCGAGGACGACGACCAGTTCGACGACGATGACGAGATGAAGGTGATGGTCATCCAGGACGGCATGGACTGCATCGGCTGCCAGGCCTGCGCCGCCGTGTGCCCCAAGCAGTGCCACAGCCACGCCGCCGCCGCGGCCTGA
- a CDS encoding alpha/beta hydrolase, translating into MPASNTYLVCTRAIGETGDFIAEPGETTFLRVPAGKRSYSPAERIPRERWRKSVIAAADGQEDEVTGSTGDILFFVHGYNNDARSVLWRTRMLQGTLAAQGWRGLVVGFDWPCENATLNYLEDRHDASQVALRLIDDSLQLVVDAQFPEGAGARSCTLNIHMLGHSTGAYVIMEAFAAAAKRGDLFRRPWRIGQVAFIGGDVSSDSLATSSDWAGPMYDRIIRLTNYSSGYDKVLGVSNMKRFGTSPRAGRIGLPREVPRKAVNVDCSRYFTSKNPAASVFSGTFNHSWHIGDETFALDLALTLEGAIDREKIPTRRIEDGRLVLIAGAGRPEFQAQWDEERPV; encoded by the coding sequence ATGCCGGCATCCAACACCTATCTGGTCTGCACCCGGGCGATCGGCGAGACCGGCGACTTCATCGCCGAGCCGGGGGAAACCACGTTCCTGCGGGTTCCGGCCGGCAAGCGCAGCTATAGCCCCGCGGAGCGGATCCCCCGGGAGCGCTGGAGGAAGTCGGTGATCGCCGCCGCCGATGGACAGGAGGATGAGGTCACCGGATCGACCGGGGATATCCTGTTTTTCGTGCATGGCTACAACAATGACGCCCGCTCGGTTCTCTGGCGCACCCGCATGCTGCAAGGCACGCTCGCGGCGCAGGGCTGGCGGGGCTTGGTGGTGGGGTTCGACTGGCCCTGTGAAAATGCCACCCTGAATTATCTCGAGGATCGCCATGATGCGTCGCAGGTGGCGCTGCGCCTGATCGATGACTCCCTGCAACTGGTCGTCGATGCGCAGTTTCCCGAGGGCGCCGGCGCCAGGTCATGCACCCTGAATATCCACATGCTCGGCCACTCGACGGGCGCCTACGTGATCATGGAGGCCTTCGCCGCGGCGGCGAAACGGGGTGATCTGTTCAGGAGGCCCTGGCGTATCGGTCAGGTGGCCTTCATTGGCGGCGACGTTTCCAGCGACTCGCTCGCGACCAGCTCCGACTGGGCCGGTCCGATGTACGACCGGATCATCCGGCTGACCAACTACTCCAGTGGCTACGACAAGGTGCTGGGCGTGTCGAACATGAAGCGCTTCGGCACCTCGCCGCGCGCCGGACGGATCGGCCTTCCCCGCGAGGTTCCGCGCAAGGCGGTAAACGTCGACTGCTCGCGTTATTTCACCTCCAAGAATCCGGCGGCGTCGGTTTTCAGCGGAACGTTCAACCATTCGTGGCATATCGGTGACGAAACCTTTGCCCTCGATCTTGCCCTCACCCTGGAGGGGGCAATTGACCGCGAGAAGATTCCCACCCGGAGAATCGAGGATGGTCGCTTGGTGCTGATCGCGGGAGCCGGGCGCCCCGAGTTTCAGGCGCAATGGGACGAGGAGCGTCCGGTTTGA
- a CDS encoding DUF364 domain-containing protein — protein sequence MNAVYDWLLASAAANAPVERLCLGLNWTVAQVAGSCGFAFSPRQVPRTLSWAGTLAGRPAGELRSWLLSWHAAEAAVGLAVLNAAVNGDSACLRAAQPLGGAAPGHLRVFAHFRPQLDGQRVAVIGHYPGLATLWQDLPYQCLERQQQDGDLPDAAAEFVLPQADWVFVTASSLANKTLPRLLELSRQARVVLMGPSLPWLEGWREFGVDYLAGVRVLDAPAAHQVAAEGGGTRLFAGPVEYALLALDA from the coding sequence ATGAACGCGGTCTACGACTGGCTGCTGGCCAGCGCCGCGGCCAACGCCCCGGTCGAGCGCCTGTGCCTCGGCCTCAACTGGACGGTGGCGCAGGTGGCCGGCAGTTGCGGCTTCGCCTTCAGCCCCCGCCAGGTGCCGCGCACCCTGAGCTGGGCCGGCACCCTGGCCGGGCGTCCTGCCGGCGAGCTGCGCTCATGGCTGCTGTCGTGGCACGCAGCCGAGGCGGCGGTCGGCCTCGCCGTGCTCAACGCCGCGGTCAATGGCGACTCCGCCTGCCTGCGCGCGGCGCAGCCCTTGGGGGGCGCGGCACCGGGCCACCTGCGCGTGTTCGCCCATTTCCGTCCGCAGCTGGACGGGCAGCGGGTGGCGGTGATCGGCCACTATCCGGGCCTGGCGACGCTCTGGCAGGACCTGCCCTACCAGTGCCTGGAACGCCAGCAGCAGGACGGCGATCTGCCCGATGCCGCCGCCGAGTTCGTCCTGCCGCAGGCCGACTGGGTGTTCGTCACCGCCAGCAGCCTGGCCAACAAGACCCTGCCGCGCCTGCTCGAGCTGTCGCGCCAGGCGCGGGTGGTGCTGATGGGGCCGAGCCTGCCGTGGCTGGAGGGCTGGCGCGAGTTCGGCGTCGACTACCTGGCCGGCGTGCGCGTGCTGGATGCGCCGGCGGCGCACCAGGTGGCCGCCGAGGGCGGCGGCACCCGCCTGTTCGCCGGGCCGGTGGAATACGCCCTGCTGGCGCTCGATGCATGA
- the nifE gene encoding nitrogenase iron-molybdenum cofactor biosynthesis protein NifE — protein MKAKDIAELLDEPACEHNKKEKSGCAKPKPGATDGGCAFDGAQIALLPIADVAHIVHGPIACAGSSWDNRGTRSSGPDLYRIGMTTDLSEQDVIMGRAEKRLFHAIRQAVESYAPPAVFVYNTCVPALIGDDIDAICKAASEHFNTPVVPVDSAGFYGTKNLGNRIAGDAMVKHVIGTRQPDPLPPESVRPGIRVHDVNLIGEYNIAGEFWHVLPLLDELGIRVLCTLSGDARFREVQTMHAAEVNMMVCSKAMLNVARKLQERFGTPWFEGSFYGITDTSQALRDFARLIGDADLSARTEALIEREETRIRAALEPWRARLEGKRVLLYTGGVKSWSVISCLQDLGMKVVATGTKKSTEEDKARIRELMGDEVKMLDEGNPRALLKTVEEYQADILIAGGRNMYTALKARIPFLDINQEREFGYAGYQGMLELVRQLCLTLESPVWEAVRRPAPWGNAAGAQLSAPLSTPALAASA, from the coding sequence ATGAAAGCCAAGGACATTGCCGAGCTGCTCGACGAGCCCGCCTGCGAGCACAACAAGAAGGAGAAGTCCGGCTGCGCCAAGCCCAAGCCGGGCGCCACCGACGGTGGCTGCGCCTTCGACGGCGCGCAGATCGCCCTGTTGCCGATCGCCGACGTGGCGCACATCGTCCACGGGCCGATCGCCTGTGCCGGCAGTTCCTGGGACAACCGCGGCACCCGCTCCAGCGGCCCGGACCTCTATCGCATCGGCATGACCACCGACCTCAGCGAGCAGGACGTGATCATGGGCCGCGCCGAGAAGCGCCTGTTCCATGCCATCCGCCAGGCGGTGGAGAGCTACGCGCCGCCGGCGGTGTTCGTCTACAACACCTGCGTGCCGGCGCTGATCGGCGACGACATCGACGCCATCTGCAAGGCTGCCAGCGAGCACTTCAATACCCCGGTGGTACCAGTCGACTCGGCCGGCTTCTACGGCACCAAGAACCTCGGCAATCGCATTGCCGGCGACGCCATGGTCAAGCACGTGATCGGCACCCGCCAGCCCGATCCGCTGCCGCCGGAAAGCGTGCGCCCCGGCATCCGTGTGCATGACGTCAACCTGATCGGCGAATACAACATCGCCGGCGAGTTCTGGCACGTGCTGCCGCTGCTCGACGAGCTGGGCATCCGCGTGTTGTGCACGCTGTCCGGGGATGCGCGCTTTCGCGAGGTGCAGACCATGCACGCCGCCGAGGTGAACATGATGGTCTGCTCCAAGGCCATGCTCAACGTCGCCCGCAAGCTGCAGGAGCGCTTCGGCACGCCGTGGTTCGAGGGCAGCTTCTACGGCATCACCGACACCTCGCAGGCGCTGCGCGACTTTGCCCGGTTGATCGGCGACGCTGATCTGTCCGCTCGCACCGAGGCGCTGATCGAGCGCGAGGAGACGCGCATCCGCGCCGCGCTGGAGCCGTGGCGCGCGCGCCTGGAGGGCAAGCGCGTGCTGCTCTACACCGGCGGGGTGAAGTCGTGGTCGGTGATCTCCTGCCTGCAGGACCTGGGCATGAAGGTGGTCGCCACCGGCACCAAGAAGTCCACCGAGGAGGACAAGGCGCGGATCCGCGAGCTGATGGGCGACGAGGTGAAGATGCTCGACGAGGGCAACCCGCGCGCGCTGCTGAAGACGGTGGAGGAGTACCAGGCCGACATCCTGATCGCCGGCGGCCGCAACATGTACACCGCGCTCAAGGCGCGCATCCCGTTCCTCGACATCAACCAGGAGCGCGAATTCGGCTACGCCGGCTACCAGGGCATGCTCGAGCTGGTGCGCCAGCTGTGCCTGACCCTGGAGAGCCCGGTGTGGGAGGCGGTGCGCCGCCCCGCGCCGTGGGGCAACGCCGCCGGCGCCCAGCTGTCCGCCCCGCTGTCCACACCGGCCCTGGCCGCCAGCGCCTGA
- a CDS encoding CCE_0567 family metalloprotein, producing the protein MNEDEIKTLKKEVSQKKRIATDWAAQIHDLVEDRLLTDYQTLPELARQTHQACLDWAEAKARLEASGAE; encoded by the coding sequence ATGAACGAAGACGAGATCAAGACCCTGAAGAAGGAGGTCAGCCAGAAGAAGCGCATCGCCACCGACTGGGCTGCGCAGATCCACGACCTGGTCGAGGATCGCCTGCTGACCGACTACCAGACGCTGCCCGAGCTGGCCCGCCAGACCCACCAGGCCTGCCTGGACTGGGCCGAGGCCAAGGCCCGCCTGGAGGCGAGTGGCGCCGAGTGA
- a CDS encoding NifX-associated nitrogen fixation protein, translating into MFEVEESPAVVQDGDAALNHPIVRQMVVQLRAMDSYGTYDTWSDARVLDPLVLTKERRKAIPVVGDPDETTISRIKAYYNAIAQLVEARTGLLAVPVINLTHEGFGRALILVGKLVALDKTLRDVHRFGFDSLEALAGEAQKQVDKAAALIDAHRVVAEL; encoded by the coding sequence ATGTTCGAAGTCGAGGAATCCCCCGCGGTGGTGCAGGACGGCGATGCCGCCCTCAACCACCCGATCGTCAGGCAGATGGTGGTGCAGCTGCGCGCCATGGACAGCTACGGCACCTACGACACCTGGAGCGACGCCCGCGTGCTCGATCCGCTGGTGCTGACCAAGGAGCGGCGCAAGGCCATCCCGGTGGTCGGCGACCCGGACGAGACCACCATCTCGCGGATCAAGGCCTACTACAACGCCATCGCCCAGCTGGTCGAGGCGCGGACCGGCCTGCTCGCCGTGCCGGTGATCAACCTGACCCACGAGGGCTTCGGCCGCGCGCTGATCCTGGTCGGCAAGCTGGTCGCCCTCGACAAGACCCTGCGCGACGTCCACCGCTTCGGCTTCGACTCGCTCGAGGCGCTGGCCGGCGAGGCGCAGAAGCAGGTCGACAAGGCCGCGGCGCTGATCGACGCGCACCGCGTGGTCGCCGAGCTCTAA
- a CDS encoding 2Fe-2S ferredoxin produces MAKPEFHIFVCAQRRADGHPRGSCGAKGAEALYNAFAQVLIRHNLSNRIALTSTTCLGPCQAGANVLIYPGSIMYSWVEPHEAALIVEQHLLGGEPYADKLTPAEIW; encoded by the coding sequence ATGGCCAAGCCCGAATTCCACATCTTCGTCTGCGCGCAGCGCCGTGCGGACGGCCATCCGCGCGGCAGCTGCGGCGCCAAGGGCGCCGAGGCGCTGTACAACGCCTTCGCCCAGGTGCTGATCCGCCACAACCTGAGCAATCGCATCGCGCTGACCAGCACTACCTGCCTCGGGCCGTGCCAGGCCGGCGCCAACGTGCTGATCTATCCGGGCTCGATCATGTACAGCTGGGTGGAGCCGCACGAGGCGGCGCTCATCGTCGAGCAGCACCTGCTCGGCGGCGAGCCCTACGCCGACAAGCTGACCCCCGCGGAAATCTGGTAA
- a CDS encoding TorF family putative porin, producing the protein MLKKLTLAIAAASAVTATNFAVAETVASPVGDFDVSMNVGLTSDYIFRGISQTQGDAAIQGGLDVAHESGLYIGTWASNVDFGDSVDGNVEFDYYLGFANDIGENLSYDLGWIKYDYPGNSSLNFSEYYGSFSAYGFKVGAAYSDDFGGDDTTLYSYVGYEYTLPYEIGLALQYGNYDFKQATFASGEDSYNDWSIGLTKTLAGLDFGLTYTDTDLSDSDCAGFIGKDDFCDANFVLSVSKTL; encoded by the coding sequence ATGCTCAAGAAACTGACTCTCGCCATCGCCGCCGCCAGCGCCGTGACCGCCACCAACTTCGCCGTAGCCGAAACGGTCGCGAGCCCGGTCGGCGACTTCGACGTCAGCATGAACGTCGGCCTGACCTCGGACTACATCTTCCGCGGCATCTCCCAGACCCAGGGCGACGCCGCCATTCAGGGCGGCCTGGACGTCGCCCACGAGAGCGGCCTGTACATCGGCACCTGGGCTTCCAACGTCGACTTCGGCGATTCGGTCGACGGCAACGTCGAGTTCGACTACTACCTGGGCTTCGCCAACGACATCGGCGAAAACCTGTCCTACGACCTGGGCTGGATCAAGTACGACTACCCGGGCAACAGCTCCCTCAACTTCAGCGAGTACTACGGCAGCTTCAGCGCCTACGGCTTCAAGGTCGGCGCCGCCTACTCCGACGACTTCGGCGGCGACGACACGACCCTGTACAGCTACGTCGGCTACGAGTACACCCTGCCCTACGAGATCGGCCTGGCGCTGCAGTACGGCAACTACGACTTCAAGCAGGCCACCTTCGCCAGCGGCGAGGACTCCTACAACGACTGGTCGATCGGTCTGACCAAGACCCTGGCCGGCCTGGACTTCGGCCTGACCTACACCGACACCGACCTCAGCGACAGCGACTGCGCGGGCTTCATCGGCAAGGACGACTTCTGCGACGCCAACTTCGTGCTGTCGGTCTCCAAGACCCTGTAA
- a CDS encoding NifB/NifX family molybdenum-iron cluster-binding protein — MASPTRQLQVLDGDDDGTLLRVAFASSDRETVDQHFGSSRFFAIYGVNPEHAQLLKVIEFGDLEQDGNEDKLVGKLELLDGCIAVYCRACGASAVRQLLAIGVHPVKVAEAARIDELLASLQAELREGPSAWLAKAIQRTRGADRQRFAAMAAEAWDE; from the coding sequence ATGGCCAGCCCGACCAGACAACTGCAGGTTCTCGACGGCGACGACGACGGCACCCTGCTCAGGGTGGCGTTCGCTTCCTCCGACCGCGAGACGGTCGACCAGCACTTCGGTTCGTCGCGTTTCTTCGCCATCTACGGCGTCAACCCCGAGCACGCCCAGCTGCTCAAGGTGATCGAGTTCGGCGACCTCGAGCAGGACGGCAACGAGGACAAGCTGGTCGGCAAGCTGGAGCTGCTCGACGGCTGCATCGCCGTGTACTGCCGCGCCTGCGGCGCCTCGGCGGTGCGCCAGCTGCTGGCCATCGGCGTGCATCCGGTCAAGGTCGCCGAGGCGGCGCGCATCGACGAGCTGCTCGCCAGCCTGCAGGCCGAGCTGCGCGAAGGCCCGTCGGCCTGGCTGGCCAAGGCCATCCAGCGCACGCGCGGCGCCGACCGGCAGCGCTTCGCGGCGATGGCCGCCGAGGCCTGGGACGAGTAG
- a CDS encoding lysozyme inhibitor LprI family protein: MRRFAVLLLLALGASADAGMYGAEYEACSQESPAEIIECVNASARTWERRMNGAYKALVARSDPGQQAPLKTAQRQWVQYRDANCAFYAAGDGSLSRVAAAECWRAMARQRACELEAANMQEGAAGQGCE, translated from the coding sequence ATGCGTCGGTTCGCAGTGCTGCTGCTTCTCGCCCTTGGCGCGTCGGCCGACGCCGGGATGTACGGTGCCGAATACGAGGCCTGCAGCCAGGAATCGCCCGCCGAGATCATCGAGTGCGTCAACGCCAGCGCCAGGACCTGGGAGCGGCGCATGAACGGCGCCTACAAGGCGCTGGTGGCGCGCAGCGATCCCGGGCAGCAGGCGCCGCTGAAGACGGCGCAGCGCCAGTGGGTACAGTACCGCGACGCCAACTGCGCCTTCTATGCCGCCGGCGACGGCTCGCTCAGCCGGGTCGCCGCCGCCGAGTGCTGGCGCGCCATGGCCCGGCAGCGCGCCTGCGAACTGGAGGCCGCCAACATGCAGGAGGGGGCGGCGGGGCAGGGCTGCGAGTGA